One window from the genome of Rhodopirellula halodulae encodes:
- a CDS encoding ankyrin repeat domain-containing protein, which translates to MQTATLWTRRVPARRSLTSTCVWVGLCLVVIGCESKRLSPEDFPRREREEVLAPEAPEGMATSDDVPLPKLSPEDKFREAAMLGDLAGVKRIASQGVDVADVDEYKRNAMQMAAFDGHTPVVEWLLSKDVQVDHRDSFGRTALMYACTADNAETVKLLLDHGADVNLVDNEENFSPLMFAAAEGQLEVVELLLKAGADPTKADIDGETAIDFANSNGHAEVAKRLRQ; encoded by the coding sequence ATGCAAACAGCCACACTTTGGACGCGTCGCGTTCCCGCCCGTCGGTCTCTCACTTCCACCTGTGTTTGGGTGGGGCTTTGTCTCGTCGTGATTGGATGTGAATCGAAGCGTTTGTCGCCCGAGGATTTCCCGCGTCGCGAACGGGAAGAAGTGCTCGCGCCGGAAGCTCCTGAGGGGATGGCGACTTCTGACGACGTGCCGCTGCCGAAGCTATCACCCGAGGACAAGTTCAGAGAGGCCGCGATGTTGGGCGACTTGGCGGGCGTGAAGCGAATCGCGTCGCAAGGCGTCGATGTTGCTGATGTGGATGAATACAAACGCAATGCTATGCAGATGGCGGCGTTTGATGGTCACACGCCAGTTGTGGAATGGTTGCTGTCAAAAGACGTGCAAGTTGACCATCGTGATTCTTTTGGACGCACGGCGTTGATGTATGCGTGCACGGCCGACAATGCAGAGACCGTGAAGTTGTTGCTGGATCACGGTGCCGATGTGAATTTAGTCGACAACGAAGAAAACTTTTCGCCGTTGATGTTTGCCGCGGCGGAAGGCCAGTTGGAAGTTGTCGAGCTGTTGCTGAAAGCGGGAGCGGATCCAACCAAGGCCGACATTGACGGTGAAACCGCGATTGATTTTGCCAATTCCAACGGCCACGCCGAAGTCGCGAAACGATTGCGACAGTGA
- the odhB gene encoding 2-oxoglutarate dehydrogenase complex dihydrolipoyllysine-residue succinyltransferase, whose amino-acid sequence MSDIIPVEVPTVGESISEVQIGNWLKQEGDWVKNGEDLVEIETEKASVQIPAPASGYLQSITKQTEEFAEVGEQIASIQAAEQPADGGGAAPDNSGSAPASTPAPATAAPASTPAPSPTSSSGGSGQFVMPAAQRLLDEHQLTASQVPATGPGGRLLKEDVLAYIRNGSSRPAAPAAPAPSQSAASQPAPAPSAPAVPSSPSQPMSSSDVPSLMTSSGYRSEEVKPMSMLRRTIASRLVQAQQTAALLTTFNEINMAPVMAIRSKYKDAFTKKHGVKLGFMSFFAKATVEALRRFPAVNAEIRGDSMVYRNYQDIGIAIGGGKGLVVPVLRNVERMSFAEVESSIAEYARLAGENRLQPSDLMGGTFTISNGGIYGSLLSTPIVNPPQSGILGLHSIQERPVAEDGQVVIRPMMYVALTYDHRIVDGREAVGFLVAIKETIEDPSRLFLEV is encoded by the coding sequence GTGAGCGACATCATTCCCGTCGAAGTTCCTACCGTTGGTGAGTCGATCAGCGAAGTTCAAATCGGCAATTGGCTCAAACAAGAAGGCGACTGGGTCAAGAACGGCGAAGACCTCGTCGAGATCGAAACCGAAAAGGCTTCGGTGCAAATTCCGGCTCCCGCCAGCGGATACCTGCAATCGATCACCAAACAAACCGAAGAATTCGCCGAAGTCGGCGAACAAATCGCTTCGATCCAAGCCGCGGAACAACCCGCCGACGGTGGCGGGGCCGCTCCCGATAATTCCGGCTCCGCGCCCGCCAGCACCCCAGCTCCTGCAACAGCAGCCCCCGCCTCGACTCCGGCCCCCTCACCGACATCGTCCAGTGGCGGAAGTGGCCAATTCGTGATGCCGGCTGCTCAGCGGTTGTTGGACGAACACCAATTGACCGCATCGCAAGTTCCCGCGACCGGCCCCGGCGGACGATTGCTGAAAGAAGACGTCCTGGCGTACATCCGCAACGGTTCATCACGGCCAGCGGCACCCGCTGCTCCCGCCCCGTCACAATCTGCGGCGTCCCAGCCCGCACCGGCACCTTCCGCACCCGCGGTTCCTTCATCGCCGTCCCAACCGATGTCGTCGTCTGACGTGCCTTCGTTGATGACCAGCAGCGGATATCGTTCGGAAGAAGTGAAGCCGATGAGCATGCTGCGACGCACGATCGCTTCGCGGCTGGTCCAGGCCCAACAGACCGCGGCACTTCTGACCACATTTAACGAGATCAACATGGCTCCCGTCATGGCGATCCGCAGCAAGTACAAAGACGCCTTCACCAAGAAGCACGGCGTCAAACTGGGCTTCATGTCATTCTTTGCCAAAGCCACCGTGGAAGCCCTTCGACGCTTCCCCGCCGTCAACGCGGAAATCCGTGGCGATTCGATGGTCTATCGCAACTACCAAGACATCGGCATCGCAATTGGTGGCGGCAAAGGCTTGGTGGTTCCCGTTCTTCGCAATGTGGAACGCATGTCGTTTGCCGAAGTGGAAAGCAGCATCGCGGAATACGCACGCCTGGCCGGCGAAAACCGACTGCAACCCAGCGACTTGATGGGCGGTACATTCACGATCAGCAACGGTGGCATCTACGGATCGCTGCTGAGCACCCCGATCGTCAATCCACCTCAAAGCGGTATTTTGGGTTTGCACTCAATCCAAGAACGTCCCGTCGCGGAAGACGGTCAGGTTGTCATTCGCCCGATGATGTACGTGGCGTTGACGTACGATCACCGGATCGTGGACGGTCGCGAAGCGGTTGGCTTCTTGGTCGCGATCAAAGAGACAATCGAAGACCCTTCGCGATTGTTCTTGGAAGTCTAG
- a CDS encoding deoxyribonuclease I — translation MSDAPEKGHPIQMALIVVLLIGGGWYFFKHYDIDGLDGVAIKPKADFAWEELDEPFTFTSSVEDSQASPWPVDDTGNPIEADPVIYSPSDMVRNDPVAKERIWGNPIFQRGNESGSKTNAPKRPAQFKNLRIASWALDGFGPTKLASNVCRTNLIRVVRQFDLIALQQVSSIHKDLVPRMVDAINENSLGSGGPVYDYVLGGSTGPADRGEQMVILFRPDRIRVDRTQTYTVADPDQQMLYDPLVAWFRAAQPSADRAWTFTVANVRIDLGRAPSEVALLGQLFDSIRDDGRGEDDILMAGLFQADDAYLLPTMASRSMRAAVSSTPTDVFGRHQTENIVFDAESTAEAIGRGGVYDFLRVYNLSLSEAQTVSSYLPVYAEFSALEGMPVANQATMDRAVVQQASLPSGHQSVSRY, via the coding sequence ATGTCCGATGCACCCGAGAAAGGCCATCCCATCCAAATGGCTTTGATCGTCGTGTTGTTGATCGGCGGCGGATGGTACTTCTTCAAGCATTACGATATTGACGGACTGGACGGAGTCGCGATCAAACCCAAAGCCGACTTCGCTTGGGAGGAATTGGACGAGCCGTTCACGTTCACATCCTCGGTCGAAGATTCACAAGCGTCGCCGTGGCCGGTGGATGATACGGGGAATCCGATCGAGGCGGACCCGGTGATCTACAGCCCCAGCGACATGGTGCGAAACGACCCGGTCGCGAAAGAGCGGATTTGGGGGAACCCGATTTTTCAACGCGGCAACGAATCCGGTTCAAAGACCAACGCCCCCAAGCGTCCCGCCCAGTTCAAAAATTTGCGGATCGCCTCTTGGGCATTGGATGGGTTTGGCCCAACCAAACTCGCCAGCAATGTTTGTCGAACCAATTTGATCCGAGTGGTTCGGCAGTTTGATCTGATTGCTCTGCAGCAAGTGTCATCGATCCACAAAGATTTGGTGCCGCGGATGGTGGATGCGATCAACGAAAATTCGCTGGGTAGCGGCGGACCGGTTTACGACTACGTGCTCGGTGGCTCGACCGGTCCAGCCGACCGAGGTGAGCAGATGGTGATTCTGTTTCGCCCTGACCGGATTCGTGTTGATCGGACGCAAACCTACACGGTGGCGGATCCGGATCAGCAGATGCTCTATGATCCGTTGGTGGCCTGGTTTCGAGCTGCCCAACCGAGTGCTGATCGAGCCTGGACCTTCACGGTCGCGAATGTGCGCATCGATCTCGGGCGGGCTCCCAGCGAGGTGGCATTGCTGGGCCAATTGTTTGATTCCATTCGCGACGACGGACGCGGCGAAGACGACATCTTGATGGCCGGGTTGTTCCAGGCGGACGACGCTTATTTGCTACCAACGATGGCATCGCGATCCATGCGAGCGGCGGTGAGTAGCACGCCGACCGATGTGTTCGGTCGACACCAAACGGAGAACATCGTTTTTGATGCGGAGTCCACCGCCGAAGCCATCGGACGCGGCGGCGTGTACGACTTTCTTCGTGTGTACAATCTCAGCCTGTCGGAAGCCCAAACGGTTTCCAGTTACTTGCCGGTGTACGCTGAATTCTCCGCGCTAGAAGGAATGCCGGTTGCCAATCAAGCGACCATGGACCGAGCGGTCGTGCAGCAGGCTTCGCTCCCGAGCGGTCACCAAAGCGTCTCGCGGTATTGA
- a CDS encoding cysteine desulfurase family protein gives MIYLDHHATTPCDPRVVDAMLPFLTEQFGNPHSDSHEAGRFARNAIDQSLRTIATIVNVPQESVVVTSGATESINLALRGVMMHPRCKRPKLVICDTEHPAALEVAEDLQRQTIADGRAIEVVRVRVHPHDHSLAGQIDLDHLQELVDDQTALVCVMMANNEIGAIAPMPSVAEITHQAGALLHCDATQAVGRMQVDAKRLDIDLLTASAHKFYGPKSVGFLVVGNGNRRVRLRPQMVGGGQQRGLRGGTLNPASIVAMASALQFAMEDLADDSKRIARLRNLLWQRLKDGVEGIEINGPDFQTETATRLVGNLNVRLQRIEGEAWMAATPDIAFSSGSACSSTEALPSHVLTAMGLSESEARRSVRFGVGRFNTEEEIFSAADQLIASHRKLVG, from the coding sequence ATGATTTATCTTGATCACCATGCCACCACGCCATGCGATCCGCGGGTGGTGGATGCCATGTTGCCGTTTTTGACGGAGCAATTTGGCAACCCGCATAGTGACTCTCACGAAGCCGGACGCTTTGCCAGGAACGCGATCGACCAATCGTTGCGAACCATCGCGACGATCGTGAATGTGCCTCAGGAGAGTGTCGTCGTGACGTCCGGTGCGACGGAAAGCATCAACTTGGCACTGCGTGGCGTGATGATGCATCCACGCTGCAAGCGACCCAAGCTTGTGATCTGCGATACCGAGCACCCGGCTGCTCTGGAGGTCGCAGAGGACTTGCAACGACAAACCATTGCTGATGGGCGAGCCATCGAGGTGGTGCGAGTGCGAGTCCATCCGCATGACCATTCGTTGGCCGGACAAATCGATCTCGATCATCTTCAAGAGTTGGTGGATGACCAAACTGCGCTCGTATGCGTGATGATGGCCAACAACGAGATCGGCGCGATCGCGCCGATGCCGTCCGTCGCCGAGATCACTCATCAGGCCGGGGCGTTGTTGCACTGTGATGCGACGCAGGCCGTTGGGCGGATGCAGGTGGATGCCAAACGGTTGGACATCGATCTGTTGACCGCGTCGGCGCACAAGTTCTATGGCCCCAAGAGCGTCGGATTCTTGGTAGTTGGCAATGGCAATCGACGTGTTCGATTGCGTCCGCAAATGGTCGGTGGTGGTCAGCAACGTGGTCTGCGCGGTGGGACACTCAATCCCGCGTCCATCGTTGCGATGGCATCAGCACTTCAGTTCGCGATGGAAGACTTGGCAGATGACAGCAAGCGAATTGCTCGATTGAGGAATCTGCTTTGGCAGCGTTTGAAGGACGGCGTCGAAGGCATTGAAATCAACGGGCCCGATTTTCAAACCGAAACGGCAACGCGTTTGGTTGGGAATCTCAATGTGCGTTTGCAACGGATTGAAGGCGAAGCCTGGATGGCGGCAACGCCCGACATCGCATTCAGCAGCGGCTCGGCTTGCAGCAGCACGGAAGCATTGCCGAGTCATGTGTTGACCGCGATGGGATTGAGTGAATCCGAGGCTCGACGCAGCGTTCGTTTTGGCGTCGGTCGGTTCAACACGGAAGAAGAAATTTTTTCGGCCGCCGATCAGTTGATCGCGTCGCATCGGAAATTGGTGGGTTAG
- a CDS encoding sulfite exporter TauE/SafE family protein, with translation MLLGGKFWIVAWFFVAALVYSSAGFGGGSTYTALLVLHRVDHRVLPMLSLACNLMVVAGSCWRFSRRQQMPWARCIPLVLGSIPMAWIGGSIPLDREIFVPLLSTTLIVAGCMLLLSGRGGENSATTSDATSSASTKSVHSLGNSESNEPEHPPMKRMKFSFNFRTSWQLGLGALLGLLAGLVGIGGGIFLSPVLHLTRWGSAREIAATSSLFILVNSIAGLIGQGSKHAWSLSEIHDQLQTHAPWWPWLLVSVLLGGQLGNAAASGWFSPIGLRRVTAVIVLAAGCRLAFLFGQ, from the coding sequence ATGTTATTAGGTGGAAAATTCTGGATTGTCGCGTGGTTCTTTGTGGCCGCACTGGTGTACAGCAGTGCTGGTTTCGGAGGCGGGTCCACGTACACCGCGTTGTTGGTGCTGCACCGAGTGGATCATCGCGTCCTTCCGATGTTGTCGTTGGCCTGCAACTTGATGGTTGTTGCGGGGTCCTGTTGGCGATTCTCTCGTCGTCAACAAATGCCGTGGGCTCGTTGCATTCCATTGGTTTTGGGTTCCATCCCGATGGCTTGGATCGGAGGATCCATTCCGTTGGACCGCGAAATTTTCGTGCCATTGCTTAGCACCACGTTGATCGTAGCAGGATGCATGCTGCTGTTGAGTGGACGAGGTGGCGAGAACTCCGCAACGACGTCAGACGCCACCAGTTCGGCGTCGACTAAGTCCGTGCATTCGTTGGGCAATTCGGAATCCAACGAACCAGAGCATCCGCCAATGAAGCGGATGAAATTTTCGTTCAATTTTCGAACAAGTTGGCAACTTGGTTTGGGAGCACTCTTGGGTTTGCTAGCAGGCTTGGTTGGCATTGGAGGAGGCATCTTCCTTTCGCCCGTGTTGCACCTCACGCGTTGGGGTTCCGCTCGCGAAATCGCCGCCACGTCATCGCTCTTTATCCTGGTCAATTCCATCGCGGGATTGATCGGACAAGGCAGCAAGCACGCATGGTCTCTGAGTGAGATCCACGACCAACTGCAAACTCACGCACCGTGGTGGCCATGGTTGCTGGTCAGCGTTTTGCTGGGTGGACAGCTCGGCAACGCCGCCGCCTCCGGTTGGTTTTCACCGATCGGATTGCGGCGGGTCACGGCTGTGATCGTTTTGGCTGCCGGATGTCGCTTGGCGTTTTTGTTCGGTCAGTGA